From a region of the Primulina eburnea isolate SZY01 chromosome 7, ASM2296580v1, whole genome shotgun sequence genome:
- the LOC140836899 gene encoding nuclear transcription factor Y subunit B-3-like, translating to MADSDNESGGHRDHSEISQKEQDRFLPIANVSRIMKKALPANAKISKDAKETVQECVSEFISFITGEASDKCQREKRKTINGDDLLWAMTTLGFEEYVEPLKIYLQRFRDTEGEKSAMAGRGEKEGSGGNGGEVNIGNTTGGYEGMYGMNIMGHQGGPVYGYGQMAGGSGKVGSGYHIGAGSGGSGGRAR from the coding sequence ATGGCAGATTCGGACAATGAATCGGGGGGGCACAGGGATCACAGCGAAATCTCCCAAAAAGAGCAAGACAGGTTCCTCCCGATCGCAAACGTCAGCAGAATCATGAAAAAAGCCTTGCCCGCGAATGCCAAAATATCCAAAGACGCAAAAGAAACAGTGCAAGAATGCGTCTCTGAATTCATCAGCTTCATCACCGGTGAGGCGTCCGACAAGTGTCAGCGAGAGAAGAGAAAGACGATCAACGGCGACGATTTGCTGTGGGCGATGACCACTCTAGGATTCGAGGAATACGTCGAGCCACTTAAGATTTACTTGCAGAGGTTCAGGGATACAGAAGGGGAGAAAAGCGCCATGGCCGGAAGAGGGGAGAAGGAGGGCAGCGGCGGAAATGGTGGTGAAGTGAATATAGGGAATACTACCGGCGGATATGAAGGAATGTATGGTATGAATATAATGGGTCACCAAGGAGGACCCGTCTACGGGTACGGACAGATGGCTGGTGGATCCGGGAAGGTCGGATCGGGCTATCATATTGGAGCCGGGTCGGGTGGCTCCGGCGGGCGAGCAAGGTAG